Genomic DNA from Desulfovibrio psychrotolerans:
AGGACAAAGAAAAGGCACAGCAGCAGTGCCTTGGCGGGCAGGTTGACTGTGCGGCTCACAGTTTGCGCTCCGTGAGGGGGATGTGCGGTGCGGCATTATGGACGGAAGGCGGGCCACCCTTGGCGGCAGCCGGAGCATAGGGTCTTCCCCGGACGGAAAACCGCCGGGCGGCGCGGGTGTAGAAGACGATGAAGGCCAGCGAGAACAGGAACATGCACACCAGAATGGCCATGGCGGCGGGGCGGTGGCTGAGGTCGCGCTGGAAGTAGAGGGAGTATGCCTCTATGCCGGGCATGGCGGGGCGGCTTTCGCCCAGCATGAACGGGATTTCAAACGCCCCGAAGGCGTGCAGGAACAGTATGATGAACGAGGTGTGCAGCACCGGTGCAAGGTGCGGCAGCAGGACGCGCCGCCACTGCATGCCCATGCCTGCACCCAGCATGCGCGCGGTTTCCAGCATGCGCGGGTCCAGCCGCTTGAGCGAGGCGTAGGCCATGAGGATGACGAACGGCGTCTGCTTGTACACATAGGCCATGATCATGCCCGAACCGCTGCCCCCGAAAAGTATGGAAGGAAACTCCTCCTGCCCGGAAATAAGCCCTGCATGGTAGGCGGCGGCGGAAAGCACGCCGGACCGGGCGAAGAACACCAGCACGATAAAGGCCACGGCAATGTGCGGCAGGATGAGCGGAATTTTGTATACCACGCCCATCTGCTGCATGCGGGACGGCATGCGCCAGAGTCCCACGGCAAGCAGGGTGCCCAGTGCCACCGATGCGGCGGCGGACACAAAGCCTACCCGCAGCGAGAGAAGGAATGAGGCCGCCATGTGCGGGGTGAGCAACTGCCGATAGGCATCGCCCGCAGAACCCTGATGGGGGAAGGGCAGCCACCACCCCAGCGATTGTGCCACAGCCAGTGCGAGTCCTCCGGCAAAGAGCAGCAGGAAGGGCAGCAGGACCGGAGCGAGCTTGAGGATGGTGTGCAGGGCGGGGCGCATGGTGCTCCTTGGGGCGTGGGCTGTAGGCCAGCAATGTCGCGACGGAAAGGTCGCCGGGGCCGCTGCCGGGGCATTGAAGGCCGCTAAAGGCCATTAACGGCCTGTCCGGGCTGGTAAATGGCGGCAGCCGCATGCCATGATAGCCTTGCGGCGGGACAATGGCAACGCCGTACGCTGGCAACGCTGTACGCTGGCAACGCCGCGCGCTTGCCAGCCGCTCCCGCGTGGGGTACAGGCAGGGCGCGCCGCCCGCTTACGGGCGCGCCGGAGGATGGCACCATGCAGCTGGAAGGAACCACCATATATCTTGCTCCGCGCGGATTTGAGGAAGATCTGGGCAGGGAACTGCGCAACGTTGTCGAGCAGCGGGGCAGACTGTTCATTGCTGAGGGACCGCCGCAGAACCCGGTGTGGGCGCAGAACACGTGGCTTGCCCCCGTGTCTGTTCCCGTGGAATCCATTGCGGACGGTGCGCGCAGGCTTAAAGCCATGCAGCGCAACTGGTGGCTGCACAGCACGGGGTTTCATCGCCGCGCGCGGCTCATACAGGACAAGCTGCCACATGTTTCCGCCAAGCCTCTGGTCTTTGGGACCCGACCGCCGGAGGCACCGCTGGGGTCGTGGACCCTGTGGGAAGAGAATCTCATCATCGCCTCGCCCGCCTGCACCAGCACCTTTCCCGACGGCGAGGTGGTGTTTGAGGAAAATAAAACCGTGCCGCCCACCCGTGCCTATCTGAAGTTGTGGGAGCTGTTCACCCTGCTGACCGTGCGCCCGCAGCCGGGAGAATTGTGCCTTGATCTGGGCAGCAGCCCCGGCGGCTGGTCATGGGTGCTGGCGGAAATGGGTGCGCGGGTGTTCAGCATAGACAAATCTCCGCTTGCGGACCACATTGCCGCTCATCCCAACATCAACTGGTGCGCGGGCAGTGCCTTCGGGCTGGACCCGCGCCATGCCGGGGCGGTGGACTGGTTGTTCTCTGATGTCATCTGCTACCCGGAACGGCTGCTGGAAATGGTGCGCCGATGGCTGGAGCACGGCACCTGCCGTAACTTTGTCTGCACCATCAAGCTGCAGGGTCAGGGGGATATGGAGGTGGTGCGCCAGTTTGCCGCCATTGCCGGTTCCCGGGTGATGCACCTTTCTGCCAACAAGCATGAGCTTACGTGGGTGAAGCTGGGCTAGCCGGTCTGCGTGAACGGGGCGACAGCGGGTTCCGCGACTGTTGACCCGTTGCCCGGCCCTATGCCCGGCCCGTTACCCCCGTTACCCCCGTTACCTGTTGATAAGACGTTCGCCGGGCAGTTGCCTGAAGGTCTGATGCCTGCTGATCAGGTGGTTGCCCGTCAGGAGTTCGTCAGGTGCCCGCCAGTCAGGAGTTCATTGGCCGGGAACGGACGGGATATGCGCGTGCTGCCGCCATGGGAGTGCGCCGCCTTTCGTGATTTGTTGCGCCATCCTATTGTACCATAACGCAATCGTTGCTATATTTATCCCAAACAGTGTGGAATGAGAGCCGTTCCGCACCCCCTTTGCGTCCCGGACGGGCAGACATCCTTTTCGCTGCCAGATGTTATTATCACCGGACGCTACGGTCCCGGACGCCATTGTCGCCGGACGCGGGGGAAGGAGCGGCACACGCGGCGCAGCGGATGCGCAACGGGGTGGCGGAACGAACGCAGGCAGCGCACATGTCCAGCAGACGGAGGTATCTCATGATGAACTTCAAGAAGATTCTCGTACCGGTTGACGGCTCCAAGTATTCGCAGCTTGCGAAACGCAAAGCCATGGGCATGGCTTCCTCCACGGGAGCCGAGATCATTCTGCTGTATGCCATGGGCAAGGTGCCCAGCCTTATCGGTGGGCTTGCCCGCGAGGAACTGGTCACCGAGCTGACGCGGCAGGGCAAGGCGTTGCTGGAGCCCTACCGCAAGGTGCTGGACGAAAAGGGCATCCGTTATCAGGAGATGCTGGAGCCCGGCGACCCCGGCGATGTGATCTGCGAAGTGGCAAAGCGTGAAGGGTGCGACCTTATTGTCATCGGCTCGCGCGGGCTGAACGATCTGGGCAGCATGGTGCTGGGCAGCGTGACCCACCGTGTGCTGCATATGTCGGACCTGCCCGTGCTGGTGGTGCGGTAGCGGCATCCGCTGCGACAGACAGAGCCATTGGCGGAACAATTGATGGAACAACTGGCGGGAGTGACCGTGTCATTCCCATCCGGAAATAGAAACAACCCCGGCGGTTTGTTCCGCCGGGGTCTTGTTATTCCATGCCGTAGCGTCTGAGTTTGTTGTGCAGGGTGGCGCGGGTTATGCCCAGCCTGCGCGCGGCCTCGCTCTTGTTGTCTCCGCATTCCTTAAGGGTGGCCATGATGGCCCGCCGTTCCAGTTCGTCCAGTGAAAGACCCGCAAGGGCAGGCTCGCCCGTGGCGGAAATGGGCACATCGGTAAGGGGGGCATCGCTGAGATTGCGGGGCAGTTCGCGCAGGGTGATGTATTCTCCGGTGGTCATGATCACGGCGCGCTCCATGGCGTTTTCCAGTTCGCGCACGTTGCCGGGCCAGTCGTGCCGCACTAGGGCGTCCATGGCCTGCGGGGTGGCTCCCTTGACCATCTTGCGGTTCTTTTCCGCGAACCGGCGCAGGAAGAAATCTGCCAGCAGGGGGATGTCGTCCCGCCGTTCGCGCAGGGGCGGCACACGCAGACCGATGACGTTGAGCCGGTAGTAGAGGTCTTCACGGAAAGTACCCGCCTGCACTTCTTCGAACAGGTCGCGGTTGGTGGCGGCAATGACCCGCACGTTTACATTGAGCACGGTATCGCTGCCCACCCGCTGCACCTCGCCCTGCTGCAGGGCCCGCAGCAGCTTGGATTGCAGCAGCAGGGGAATTTCTCCTATCTCGTCCAGAAACAGGGTGCCGCCGTCGGCCTGCATGAAGCGGCCCTCGCGTCGCTTGTCCGCGCCGGTAAACGCGCCGCGCTCGTGGCCGAAGAGTTCCGATTCCAGCAGGGTATCCGTCAGTGCCGCGCAGTTTACGGCCACAAAGGGCTTTTCTGCCCGCGCGCTTGCCGCGTGGATGGCGTGGGCCACCAGCTCCTTGCCGGTGCCCGATTCGCCGCTGATGAGCACGGTGGCGTCTGTGGGGGCCACGGTGTGGATCATTTCCGCCAGTTCCAGCATGGCTGCGCTTTTGCCCACAATATCCGTGTGCCCGCGCCCTTCCAGACGTTCGCGCAGGGTGCGGTTTTCGCTGGCAAGGCGGGTATGGTCCAGCATTCTTTCCAGCGTTAGGCGCAGCACGTCAAAGTCCAGCGGCTTGGTCAGGTAGTCGTAGGCCCCTATTTTCAGAGCCTCCACGGCGGTTTCCACAGAGGAAAAGGCGGTCATGATGAGCACGGGGATGGCGGGGTTGAATGCCTTCATGCCCCGTAACGCCTCTATGCCGCCCATGCGTACCATGCGGATGTCCATGAGCACGGCGTCATAGGGGCGGGTGTGCACCTTTTCCACGGCCACCGAGCCGTCATCTGCCTCGTCAACCTCGTACGTCCAGCCCTTGAGCAGGGTGCGCAGCATGGTTCTGTGGGCGGTGTCGTCATCCACAACCAGAATGATGCTCATATCCGTATCTCCTTGCACGGGGGCGGCACAGGGACACCGTATTCCGTGCGGCGGTTCATGGGGTTGTTTCCGGCTGCGCGGGGGGCAGCAGGATGGTGAAGGTGGTTCCCCTGCCTTCCGTGCCGTCTGCGGGCACTTCGCCTTGAGGCTGTTGCGGGCCGGGTGCCGCATGCACCGTTCCCCCGTGGGCTTCCACTATCTTGTGTACGATGGCCAGCCCCAGCCCGGTGCCCTGACTCTTGGTGGTGAAGTAGGGGTCGAAGATGCGGTCGCGCGCCTCCGGCGAGATGCCGTGCCCCGTATCGGAGACGCGCACCCGGAGCATGCCTGCCTCGTCCGTATCTATGCGCAGGGAAAGGCTGCCACCGTCGGGCATTGCTTCCATGCCGTTGAGGCAGACATTCAGCAGTGCCTGCGCGAAACGGTCCGGGTCCAGATTCACGAAGGGAAGGTGCGGTGCGTTTTCCAGCGAAAGGGAAACTCCCTGCGCTGCCGCGTCCGGGCCGAGCAGCCGCAGGCAATGGTTGGCCAGCCCTGCCACGTCTGTGGGGACGCGGTTCAGGTCAGAGGGGCGGGCAAGGCCGATAAGGTCGGTGATGACGCGGTTCAGGCGGTCCACCTCCTGCACCAGAATGCCTGCGGCGGCGCGGTCTTCGCTGTCTTCCGGGAAGCGGGTGCCGAAATAGGTGGCGTAGCCTTTGATGGAGCTGAGCGGATTGCGTATTTCGTGCGCCACGCCTGCCGCCAGTGAGCCGATGGCGGCCAGCTTTTCCTTGCGGCGGACCTCTTGCTGCAGGCGGCGTACCTCGCTGAGGTCGCGCAGGATGATGATATCGCCCACATGACCTACCATGGAGCCGTTGCGGGCGGTTTCTCCCGGCGCATCGTCCGTCAGCACCCGTGCTCCGCTTATGCCCACGGGCACGTCCGAGCCGCCCGCAAGCCTGCATTCCGCCTCGGTTTCATGCAGGCGTCCGTGGGTGTTCAGCGCGGCCAACGCCCCGGTGACGGCGGCGGGCAGCACGTCCTGCGGACGCTTGCCCCGCACGGAATCCAGCGTTACGCCGAGCAGCCCTTCTGCCTTGTCATTCAGAAAGGCGATGCGGCCTGTTGCATCCACCAGCACCAGCCCGTCCGGCAGGCTGGCGATGATTTCTGCGGAAAAAGCCTGAGAATCCTTGAGCATGCGGCGTGAGCGGCGCACATTCTGCGCCCAGATGAGCGAGGTGAAGCCCGCGAATCCGAGCAGCAGCAGAATGGCAGCCATGACAATGGTGTGCCGCCTGTCATCGGCGCGTGCCTGTTCAAAGGGGGTGACGTCCATGCCCACATAGATGACCGGGGGCGGGCTGTCCGGCGAGGTGAAGAAGCTCATCAGCCCGCGCTGGGCATTGCGCATGGGGCCCATGCCGCCCTGTCCCGGAAGAGGGGCATCTCCCAAAAGGTCAGGGAAAGCATCATCCCCGTGCCTGTTCCCGCCGTTTCTGCCCCGCAGGGATTCGCGTCCCTGAAGGGGGGTGAACCGGCGGTAGACCACAAACGCCCGGGTGTTTTCCTTTGCCATGATGCGCCACGAAACAGCCTCGTCCGGCTGCAGTTGGGACATATCTTCCGGCGAGAAGACCACCGCCCCCTGCTTGTCCGGCTCGCTGTGCGCCAGCACCCTTCCGGCGTGGTCTGTGACCATGATGAAAAGGATATCGGGCTGTGCCGCCATCTCTTCCACCAGTACCTGCATGCGCATCTCTGTTCCCAGCCGGTGGCGCATGCCTGTGCGTGCGCCCGCTTCCAGAGCCTTGATGAGCGCCGCCCCCTTTTCTTCCAGAATGCGGGCCATCTGCTTGCCGTCCCTGTCCAGATTGCGCAGCGTCATGGCAAGGATGATGACACCCAGTATTACGGCACCACCGATGACCAGCCATGGCGAGGCAAAGGGGCCGGGCAGGCGTTGTTCCCTGTGCAGTTTCATTGCGTTCAGTTCCATAGTGGCGGCGGCTCCGTTTGGGGGTGGACAACCCTTATACAGGTGTTCGTTTTTTATACACCCTGTTTCGGTGCGCTGTACAGTTCTTATACACTGCAGCATGCCCTGCAGGGCTGCGCGTTGCCGGCCACGTTGTTTTTTACATAGTGTTTCAGTGTGTTGCGACAGTGTTTGCGTGTTGGCACGCCCGTTGCTCTATACGAAGCAAGCAAAACGCGAACCACTGAAATTTTTCAGATACACTACAGTAGACAGAATTGGAGGATACTCATGAAAATCACTCACGTAATGATAGCCCTGATGACGGTTGCCCTGCTGGGCACGGCGGCTGTTTCTTTTGCGGGCATGCGCGGCGGCATGGGCTGCGGATGCGGCAGCATGATGGGCCAGTCTATGGATGGCGGTCACGCCGGCATGATGATGGGCAAGGGCCACGGCAAAGGACATGGCAAGATGCAGGGTGGAAAGGGCTTCATGCAGAACCTGACCCCGGAGCAGCAGGAGAAGTTTGGCGCACTGAGCGATGCCTTTGGCAAGAAGACCGAAGCCCTGCGCGCGGACATGTGGGCCAAGCACACCGAACTGCAGGCACTGACCAACAACCCCAAGGTTGAGCCCAAGTATATTACCAAGCTGGTGCAGGAACTCAAGGAACTGAACCTTGCCATGCAGGCGGAACGCACCGCGTTTCACGCACAGGTTGAAAAGGAAGTGGGCATAAAGAATTTTGGTCGCGGCTTCGGTGCCGGATGCATGCCTGCGGGTAATGCGGTTGACGCAGGCGCGGAAGGCGCGGACGCTCAGGCTCCCGCAGCAGGACATGACGGTCATTAAGATCAGTACAGGACGCAAATACCTCCTTCACGCCTCCTCATGATACACCCCCGGCCAGACGGTTTTACCGTCCGGCCGGGGGCGAATCATTTGTACCGGGCGGCGGGGTGAAGGTGCATCTATCCCCCGGAACAATAAGCATCTTCCTGCATCGGGCTTGCAACCTTGCAGAAAATGGGGCACTACTGTCCGCAGTTGCTGTGAGGACGCAGCCTCGCCTTTTTCCCGAATCAGGAGCATCCTTTGTGCTCTTTTTTCCGGCGCGGACGTCTGCCGAACAACCTGCAGGAGAAACCATGCCCACTTCTCCCCCCGTGAATTCCGCCTTGCAGCGCAAGCTTGCCGCCCTGCTGGAGCATCTGAAGGAGCGCGGTGTTTCCGGCACTGCGGTTCTTGAGGCCACCTGCGACCTGCTGCGGGCAAAGAAGGGCAGCCGCCCCGGAGGCGGAGCAGAAAATATTGCCCGTACACCCGGCCTTTCCACCCGGCACTGCCCCGATGCGGGCACCCCCGGCACCGACTGATTCTGGTTCGGCCTTTCCCCTCTTTTTATCATTTATTTCAGTGTTGTGGCGCGTTGATTTGTGCGCAACATCCTCTGCTGCGCCGTGTACACCGAGGCTGATTCCTGTGCGGAACACTCTAAAGGACGC
This window encodes:
- a CDS encoding ABC transporter permease — its product is MRPALHTILKLAPVLLPFLLLFAGGLALAVAQSLGWWLPFPHQGSAGDAYRQLLTPHMAASFLLSLRVGFVSAAASVALGTLLAVGLWRMPSRMQQMGVVYKIPLILPHIAVAFIVLVFFARSGVLSAAAYHAGLISGQEEFPSILFGGSGSGMIMAYVYKQTPFVILMAYASLKRLDPRMLETARMLGAGMGMQWRRVLLPHLAPVLHTSFIILFLHAFGAFEIPFMLGESRPAMPGIEAYSLYFQRDLSHRPAAMAILVCMFLFSLAFIVFYTRAARRFSVRGRPYAPAAAKGGPPSVHNAAPHIPLTERKL
- a CDS encoding SAM-dependent methyltransferase — protein: MQLEGTTIYLAPRGFEEDLGRELRNVVEQRGRLFIAEGPPQNPVWAQNTWLAPVSVPVESIADGARRLKAMQRNWWLHSTGFHRRARLIQDKLPHVSAKPLVFGTRPPEAPLGSWTLWEENLIIASPACTSTFPDGEVVFEENKTVPPTRAYLKLWELFTLLTVRPQPGELCLDLGSSPGGWSWVLAEMGARVFSIDKSPLADHIAAHPNINWCAGSAFGLDPRHAGAVDWLFSDVICYPERLLEMVRRWLEHGTCRNFVCTIKLQGQGDMEVVRQFAAIAGSRVMHLSANKHELTWVKLG
- a CDS encoding universal stress protein; this translates as MMNFKKILVPVDGSKYSQLAKRKAMGMASSTGAEIILLYAMGKVPSLIGGLAREELVTELTRQGKALLEPYRKVLDEKGIRYQEMLEPGDPGDVICEVAKREGCDLIVIGSRGLNDLGSMVLGSVTHRVLHMSDLPVLVVR
- a CDS encoding sigma-54-dependent transcriptional regulator gives rise to the protein MSIILVVDDDTAHRTMLRTLLKGWTYEVDEADDGSVAVEKVHTRPYDAVLMDIRMVRMGGIEALRGMKAFNPAIPVLIMTAFSSVETAVEALKIGAYDYLTKPLDFDVLRLTLERMLDHTRLASENRTLRERLEGRGHTDIVGKSAAMLELAEMIHTVAPTDATVLISGESGTGKELVAHAIHAASARAEKPFVAVNCAALTDTLLESELFGHERGAFTGADKRREGRFMQADGGTLFLDEIGEIPLLLQSKLLRALQQGEVQRVGSDTVLNVNVRVIAATNRDLFEEVQAGTFREDLYYRLNVIGLRVPPLRERRDDIPLLADFFLRRFAEKNRKMVKGATPQAMDALVRHDWPGNVRELENAMERAVIMTTGEYITLRELPRNLSDAPLTDVPISATGEPALAGLSLDELERRAIMATLKECGDNKSEAARRLGITRATLHNKLRRYGME
- a CDS encoding ATP-binding protein; its protein translation is MELNAMKLHREQRLPGPFASPWLVIGGAVILGVIILAMTLRNLDRDGKQMARILEEKGAALIKALEAGARTGMRHRLGTEMRMQVLVEEMAAQPDILFIMVTDHAGRVLAHSEPDKQGAVVFSPEDMSQLQPDEAVSWRIMAKENTRAFVVYRRFTPLQGRESLRGRNGGNRHGDDAFPDLLGDAPLPGQGGMGPMRNAQRGLMSFFTSPDSPPPVIYVGMDVTPFEQARADDRRHTIVMAAILLLLGFAGFTSLIWAQNVRRSRRMLKDSQAFSAEIIASLPDGLVLVDATGRIAFLNDKAEGLLGVTLDSVRGKRPQDVLPAAVTGALAALNTHGRLHETEAECRLAGGSDVPVGISGARVLTDDAPGETARNGSMVGHVGDIIILRDLSEVRRLQQEVRRKEKLAAIGSLAAGVAHEIRNPLSSIKGYATYFGTRFPEDSEDRAAAGILVQEVDRLNRVITDLIGLARPSDLNRVPTDVAGLANHCLRLLGPDAAAQGVSLSLENAPHLPFVNLDPDRFAQALLNVCLNGMEAMPDGGSLSLRIDTDEAGMLRVRVSDTGHGISPEARDRIFDPYFTTKSQGTGLGLAIVHKIVEAHGGTVHAAPGPQQPQGEVPADGTEGRGTTFTILLPPAQPETTP
- a CDS encoding periplasmic heavy metal sensor — encoded protein: MKITHVMIALMTVALLGTAAVSFAGMRGGMGCGCGSMMGQSMDGGHAGMMMGKGHGKGHGKMQGGKGFMQNLTPEQQEKFGALSDAFGKKTEALRADMWAKHTELQALTNNPKVEPKYITKLVQELKELNLAMQAERTAFHAQVEKEVGIKNFGRGFGAGCMPAGNAVDAGAEGADAQAPAAGHDGH